In a genomic window of Saccharomyces paradoxus chromosome X, complete sequence:
- the IRC8 gene encoding Irc8p (similar to YJL051W): MCQNSVRRGSKTGFLGIKFGSALLSIATGAIAIALLCKFHDPEAVLIVIVCSTLLYGIPSLISFITETVFAPSKFRIGYFYNVLNFALPLITLGCTVDYFHNTLRKPISVQNESHRVYILTLDSLLIFTLFVNGIQLGFFLKDSNANNFGSSSSNISTDQYDKEENSVENGRFVPLKNSSQTLTPDLELLHGGPNSMNGVAWLINELSTSSNTNANKPTASDENSNSSVIRHKLGPITAGKYPKKPSHSHFSKLKKYNSFFLGPIENRYKRNAKQAAKAPKEKKSNHRSSQYVSRLSTISDISKSFLNFLALNEKNGNSTSTARTPSDGRVSIIINEGNNASKYKNPHDSHTIESPNLELEREAIGRINSALLPACLRVTDKIISRQQSTQNEESYQATPLIPQMEGGDDFYVNDILMADELQDIPQVPRIASDTENDFEQEYTEHVDLPARVTLEMWEKDQENILRNVTTNLNKSKLLPPFRFTSESDMNPSTSTELEVELHTQNNFSFPFKSEGLHIAASDQINQQEFKTSDTISELDEYLHDASIQEEDASHLIENSLNQNNLSSTTIDNCQKDMARFSTRHSPTKSIISMISGSGSVKHQHSHSTLSNFFTGHSRNNSQINQLLQGSSNMPSNTSPHSSPTKSLRMRFGKKLSLSNISDTMSPYEGNITDPINYSFGHGHNKNQSIDFSYVRTLQSSHSPTKSTSGNSRRDSLNNDRSHSVVNERALRTASTLFYLQHNNATCTLNGEEPVLEAPQSIRSLSSGSEQESAGSRTGYPEVVFSEYDREKWNVLRNLKQIASETTIGSGPVE, encoded by the coding sequence ATGTGCCAAAACTCTGTTAGGAGGGGCAGTAAGACTGGATTTTTGGGTATTAAGTTCGGAAGTGCTCTTCTCTCAATAGCAACAGGTGCTATTGCTATCGCATTGTTGTGCAAGTTCCACGACCCCGAAGCTGTACTGATAGTTATTGTGTGCTCGACATTACTATATGGAATACCGTCACTGATATCATTTATCACAGAGACTGTTTTTGCACCCAGTAAATTTCGCATTGGGTACTTTTACAACGTTCTTAACTTTGCATTACCACTAATCACCTTGGGCTGCACAGTGGACTATTTTCATAATACTTTGAGGAAGCCAATATCAGTACAAAACGAGTCTCATCGAGTCTATATATTAACCTTGGATTCGTTGTTAATTTTCACGCTCTTCGTTAATGGCATACAATTAGGCTTCTTTCTGAAGGATAGCAATGCAAACAATTTTGGTAGCTCATCTAGCAATATAAGTACGGATCAGTAtgacaaagaagaaaattcgGTGGAAAATGGAAGGTTTGTACCACTTAAGAATTCTTCACAGACCTTAACACCAGATTTGGAATTATTACATGGTGGTCCTAATAGTATGAATGGAGTAGCGTGGCTGATTAATGAGCTCTCTACTAGTTCAAATACGAACGCAAACAAACCCACAGCATCAGACGAAAATTCAAACTCTTCAGTTATTCGACACAAATTAGGCCCAATTACAGCCGGCAAGTATCCTAAAAAGCCATCTCATTCACATTTTTCtaaactaaaaaaatataatagtttctttttgggcCCTATAGAAAACAGgtacaaaagaaatgcaAAACAGGCTGCTAAGgctccaaaagaaaaaaaaagcaaccACAGAAGTAGCCAGTATGTGTCCAGATTATCAACCATATCTGACATCTCGAAAAGCTTCCTGAATTTCCTAGCGTTGAACGAGAAAAACGGAAATTCCACTTCTACTGCGAGAACACCTAGTGATGGAAGGGTTTCAATAATCATTAACGAAGGAAATAATGCttcaaaatacaaaaatcCTCACGATTCACACACTATTGAATCCCCGAACCTGGAGTTAGAAAGAGAAGCTATTGGGAGAATTAATAGTGCTTTACTTCCTGCATGTTTAAGAGTAACAGATAAGATTATCTCCCGCCAACAAAGTACTcaaaatgaagaatcaTACCAAGCAACACCATTGATACCCCAGATGGAAGGTGGAGATGATTTCTATGTGAATGATATCTTAATGGCTGATGAACTACAAGATATTCCACAAGTCCCAAGGATAGCATCAGATACGGAAaatgattttgaacaagaatatACTGAACACGTGGATTTACCAGCTCGTGTCACTTTAGAGATGTGGGAAAAGGATCAGGAAAATATACTTCGAAATGTTACAACAAACCTGAATAAAAGTAAATTACTTCCCCCATTCAGATTTACCTCCGAAAGTGATATGAATCCGAGTACATCCACCGAATTGGAAGTGGAATTGCATACACAAAACAACTTTAGTTTCCCCTTCAAAAGTGAAGGATTACATATTGCTGCATCAGATCAAATCAACCAACAAGAATTTAAAACTTCAGATACCATTAGTGAGCTAGATGAATATTTACATGATGCAAGCATTCAAGAAGAGGATGCCAGTCATCTAATCGAGAACAGTTTAAACCAAAATAATCTCTCCTCAACTACTATTGACAACTGTCAGAAGGATATGGCTAGGTTTAGTACAAGACATTCACCAACCAAATCGATAATTTCCATGATCAGTGGGTCAGGAAGCGTCAAGCACCAACATTCACATAGCACCCTAAGCAACTTCTTCACTGGTCATTCAAGAAACAATTCTCAAATAAATCAACTATTACAAGGTTCTTCTAATATGCCGTCCAATACCTCACCGCATTCCTCTCCAACCAAATCGTTGAGAATGAGATTTGGAAAGAAGCTTTCATTATCGAATATATCTGATACAATGTCGCCATATGAGGGTAATATAACAGATCCAATAAACTACTCGTTTGGCCACGGTCACAACAAAAATCAGAGCATCGATTTTAGCTACGTACGCACCTTACAAAGCAGCCATTCACCTACAAAATCAACTTCAGGAAATTCACGTCGAGATTCTTTAAACAATGATAGATCTCATAGTGTTGTTAATGAAAGAGCGCTTAGAACTGCAAGTACATTATTCTACCTTCAACATAATAACGCCACATGTACATTGAATGGGGAAGAGCCAGTGCTGGAGGCACCACAATCTATACGGTCATTATCAAGTGGTTCTGAGCAAGAATCGGCGGGATCTAGAACCGGTTATCCAGAAGTAGTTTTCAGCGAGTATGATagagaaaaatggaatGTTTTGAGAAATCTAAAACAAATAGCGTCCGAAACAACTATAGGGAGCGGACCTGTTGAGTGA
- the CHM7 gene encoding phosphatidic acid-binding protein CHM7 (similar to YJL049W) → MECNVARDNKKIFKLFTNIRQNTTKTSQPVSYCILMKVYLPESRLPSLYRDFRPLKDLNPDGYEANISTWRDFLLQRYINNSNKITFTIGTKILQELTHEVYGVPRSIDIAINVLVNEGNLIPMELFNLGGMYNNNSKSGFWKWIRSWKGSTNMYSSRKDETSFYLKEDKFIIKANLEKEYQRFHESLKRSIFTEASSITDLVFTKNEFITAGNLKSFFSTYDEETKSVFLYFIENYKHIIVSKDNVIKVIASEVEDVISKFSKDITENDLRIASVKVGILNINKQIARLKKEIDESNIQLRDPEFNELPRRIRIEYKQARLLSEKHLSKLLKFQNNLAQVRTQIETSATNAVLVQTLSESNEVIKSINGYIGSTEKVEDLLDEIREGHDRTEEVNNLLTSYNNSKDEEVEEEIERELERLELDEKNKDREANKIQGSNEPEENSSEDLLKRLDNLKINTNEEPMQDNADQNDGMREVMMEEQPR, encoded by the coding sequence ATGGAGTGCAATGTTGCTAGAGATAATAAGAAGATATTTAAACTCTTTACCAATATCCGTCAAAATACCACCAAAACCAGTCAACCTGTATCTTATTGCATCTTAATGAAAGTTTATTTACCGGAATCCAGACTGCCATCTTTATATAGGGATTTTAGGCCattgaaagatttaaatCCCGATGGCTACGAAGCAAACATCAGTACATGGAGGGATTTCTTACTGCAACGATATATCAACAATTCTAACAAAATCACATTTACTATAGggacaaaaattttacaagaGTTAACTCATGAGGTTTACGGCGTGCCGAGAAGCATTGATATAGCAATTAACGTTCTTGTAAACGAAGGAAATTTAATACCTATGGAGCTATTCAATCTCGGTGGAATGtacaataataacagcAAAAGTGGATTTTGGAAGTGGATCAGAAGTTGGAAGGGGTCCACAAATATGTATAGCAGCCGGAAGGATGAAACGAGTTTTTACTTGAAGGAAGAtaaatttattatcaaagcgaatttggaaaaagaatatcaaaGGTTTCATGAATCACTCAAAAGAAGCATTTTTACAGAAGCCTCATCTATTACAGATTTAGTATTCACAAAGAACGAATTCATAACAGCGGGAAATTTAAAATCATTCTTCTCAACTTATGATGAAGAAACGAAAAGCGTATTCCTGTACTTTATAGAAAATTATAAGCATATCATAGTTTCAAAGGACAATGTTATCAAAGTCATCGCATCTGAAGTAGAAGATGTTATTAGCAAGTTCTCCAAAGACATCACAGAAAACGATCTTCGGATTGCTAGTGTTAAAGTGGGTATTTTAAACATCAACAAACAGATTGCaagattaaaaaaagaaattgatgagTCTAATATTCAACTAAGAGACCCAGAGTTTAATGAGTTGCCTAGGAGAATAAGGATTGAATATAAACAGGCGAGGTTATTATCTGAGAAACATCTTTCTAAACTACTGAAGTTTCAAAATAATCTTGCTCAAGTAAGAACTCAAATAGAAACCAGTGCTACTAATGCAGTTTTGGTTCAAACCTTGAGCGAATCTAACGAAGTGATCAAGTCAATCAATGGGTATATTGGTTCCACTGAAAAAGTGGAAGATTTATTAGATGAGATCAGAGAGGGTCATGACCGCACCGAAGAGGTCAATAATTTATTAACAAgttataataatagtaaagatgaagaagtgGAAGAAGAGATTGAAAGAGAACTAGAAAGATTAGAACTTGACGAGAAGAATAAGGATAGGGAAGCAAATAAGATTCAAGGTTCCAACGAGCCAGAAGAAAACAGCAGCGAAGATTTGTTGAAGAGACTAGATAATTTGAAGATAAATACAAATGAAGAACCTATGCAAGACAATGCAGACCAAAATGATGGAATGAGAGAAGTTATGATGGAAGAACAACCGCGTTGA
- the MTR4 gene encoding ATP-dependent RNA helicase MTR4 (ATP-dependent 3'-5' RNA helicase of the DExD/H family~similar to YJL050W): MDSTDLFDVFEEAPAELPMDSNGEKNANTSVEDSQDHPGDKKHGLEENEEEDDDGENNGENKKIKSNKSKREDKNKKVVVPVLADSFEQEASREVDASKGLTNSETLQVEQDGKVRLSHQVRHQVALPPNYDYTPIAEHKRVNEARTYPFTLDPFQDTAISCIDRGESVLVSAHTSAGKTVVAEYAIAQSLKNKQRVIYTSPIKALSNQKYRELLAEFGDVGLMTGDITINPDAGCLVMTTEILRSMLYRGSEVMREVAWVIFDEVHYMRDKERGVVWEETIILLPDKVRYVFLSATIPNAMEFAEWICKIHSQPCHIVYTNFRPTPLQHYLFPAHGDGIYLVVDEKSTFREENFQKAMASISNQIGDDPNSTDSRGKKGQTYKGGSAKGDAKGDIYKIVKMIWKKKYNPVIVFSFSKRDCEELALKMSKLDFNSDDEKDALTKIFNNAIALLPETDRELPQIKHILPLLRRGIGIHHSGLLPILKEVIEILFQEGFLKVLFATETFSIGLNMPAKTVVFTSVRKWDGQQFRWVSGGEYIQMSGRAGRRGLDDRGIVIMMIDEKMEPQVAKGMVKGQADRLDSAFHLGYNMILNLMRVEGISPEFMLEHSFFQFQNVISVPVMEKNLAELKKESDGIEVEDEENVREYYEIEQAVKSYHEDVRQVITHPANALSFLQPGRLVEISVNGKDNYGWGAVVDFAKRINKRNPSAVYTDHESYIVNVVVNTMYIDSPVNLLKPFNPTFPEGIRPAEEGEKSICAVIPITLDSIKSIGNLRLYMPKDIRASGQKETVGKSLKEVNRRFPDGIPVLDPIKNMKIEDEDFLKLMKKIDVLNTKLSSNPLTNSMRLDELYGKYSRKHDLQEDMKQLRRKISESQAVIQLDDLRRRKRVLRRLGFCTPNDIIELKGRVACEISSGDELLLTELIFNGNFNELKPEQAAALLSCFAFQERCKEAPRLKPELAEPLKAMREIAAKIAKIMKDSKIEVVEKDYVESFRHELMEVVYEWCRGATFTQICKMTDVYEGSLIRMFKRLEELVKELVDVANTIGNSSLKEKMESVLKLIHRDIVSAGSLYL; encoded by the coding sequence ATGGATTCTACTGATCTGTTCGATGTTTTCGAGGAAGCACCTGCTGAACTTCCCATGGACAGtaatggagaaaaaaatgccaaTACAAGTGTAGAAGATAGTCAAGATCATCCCGGGGATAAGAAGCATGGccttgaagaaaatgaagaagaagatgatgatggaGAAAACAATggtgaaaacaaaaaaatcaaatccAATAAGAGTAAAAGGGAAGataaaaacaagaaagTTGTTGTGCCAGTTTTGGCAGATTCGTTCGAACAAGAAGCCTCTAGAGAAGTGGATGCGTCGAAGGGACTAACAAATTCAGAAACTTTACAAGTCGAGCAAGATGGTAAAGTCAGATTATCGCATCAAGTCCGCCACCAGGTGGCACTACCACCGAACTATGATTACACGCCTATCGCTGAACATAAGAGGGTAAATGAGGCTCGTACTTACCCATTTACGTTAGACCCTTTCCAAGACACTGCGATCTCATGTATAGATAGAGGTGAATCTGTGCTGGTCTCTGCGCACACATCGGCTGGTAAAACAGTTGTCGCTGAATATGCCATTGCACaatctttaaaaaataaacaaagaGTGATTTATACCTCTCCAATTAAGGCTCtatcaaatcaaaaatatagaGAACTGTTGGCAGAATTTGGAGATGTCGGTTTGATGACTGGTGATATTACAATCAATCCGGATGCGGGCTGTTTGGTCATGACAACTGAAATTTTGAGAAGTATGCTATATAGGGGTAGTGAAGTCATGAGAGAAGTTGCTTGGgttatttttgatgaagttCATTACATGAGAGACAAAGAAAGAGGTGTTGTATGGGAAGAAACAATCATTTTACTGCCAGATAAGGTCCGTTATGTGTTTTTATCAGCCACTATTCCAAATGCAATGGAATTCGCTGAATGGATATGTAAGATCCATTCTCAGCCATGTCATATTGTCTACACAAATTTCCGTCCAACTCCTTTACAGCATTATCTGTTTCCAGCTCATGGAGATGGTATTTATTTGGTGGTTGACGAAAAGAGTACTTTTAGAGAggaaaatttccaaaaggCAATGGCATCCATAAGTAACCAAATAGGTGATGATCCAAATTCCACCGACTCAAGAGGTAAAAAAGGTCAAACCTACAAAGGTGGATCCGCTAAGGGTGACGCCAAGGGTGACATTTATAAGATTGTGAAaatgatttggaagaaaaagtacaATCCAGTGATTGTATTTTCGTTCAGTAAGCGTGATTGTGAAGAATTAGCGTTGAAAATGTCCAAACTAGATTTCAATtcagatgatgaaaaggatgCTTTGACGAAGATTTTTAATAACGCCATTGCACTATTACCAGAGACAGACAGAGAGTTGCCTCAAATCAAACACATTTTGCCATTATTAAGAAGAGGTATTGGTATTCATCATTCCGGTTTACTGCCCATATTGAAGGAAgtcattgaaattttgttCCAAGAAGGGTTTTTGAAAGTATTGTTTGCAACAGAAACATTTTCCATAGGATTAAACATGCCTGCTAAAACTGTCGTTTTTACGTCTGTCAGAAAGTGGGATGGCCAACAGTTCCGCTGGGTTTCAGGTGGTGAATATATTCAAATGTCTGGTCGTGCTGGTCGTCGTGGTTTAGATGATCGTGGTATCGTTATTATGATGATTGATGAGAAAATGGAACCTCAAGTGGCCAAAGGTATGGTTAAGGGGCAAGCAGATAGATTAGACTCAGCTTTTCACTTAGGATATAACATGatattgaatttgatgagaGTGGAAGGTATCTCTCCTGAATTCATGTTGGAgcattctttctttcagtttcaaaatGTTATTTCAGTACCAGTCATGGAAAAGAATCTTGCTGAACTGAAAAAGGAGTCTGACGGTATTGAagttgaagatgaagaaaatgttaGAGAATACTATGAGATTGAGCAAGCTGTCAAGAGTTACCACGAAGATGTTCGTCAAGTTATCACCCATCCAGCAAACGCTTTAAGCTTTCTACAACCAGGTAGACTGGTTGAAATCTCTGTAAACGGCAAGGATAACTATGGTTGGGGTGCAGTTGTTGATTTCGCCAAAAGAATTAACAAACGTAACCCAAGTGCTGTTTATACAGACCATGAATCCTACATCGTTAATGTGGTCGTTAACACCATGTATATAGACTCTCCAGTCAACTTGTTGAAACCTTTCAACCCTACGTTCCCAGAAGGGATTCGCCCAGCTGAAGAAGGTGAAAAAAGCATATGTGCTGTTATTCCCATAACGTTGGATTCAATCAAGTCGATCGGTAATTTGAGACTATATATGCCTAAGGATATTAGAGCCAGCGgccaaaaagaaactgtTGGGAAGTCTTTAAAGGAAGTTAATCGAAGGTTCCCGGATGGTATTCCTGTACTTGATCCTATTAAAAATATGAAGATCGAAGACGAGGACTTTTTAAagttaatgaagaagatcgATGTTTTGAATACAAAATTATCTTCCAATCCATTAACCAATTCCATGAGACTAGATGAACTATATGGTAAATACAGTAGGAAGCACGATTTGCAAGAAGATATGAAACAATTGAGACGTAAAATTTCAGAATCGCAAGCCGTCATCCAACTGGACGACCTTCGTCGCCGTAAGAGAGTTTTGCGTCGTTTAGGATTCTGTACTCCTAATGATATCATTGAACTTAAAGGTAGAGTTGCATGTGAAATCTCTAGTGGTGATGAGCTGTTACTAACAGAATTGATTTTCAATGGTAACTTCAACGAATTGAAACCGGAACAAGCAGCAGCATTATTGTCATGCTTTGCATTCCAAGAACGTTGTAAAGAAGCGCCTAGATTGAAACCAGAACTTGCTGAACCCTTGAAAGCTATGAGAGAAATTGCAGCCAAGATTGCCAAGATCATGAAGGATTCTAAAATTGAAGTTGTAGAGAAGGACTACGTTGAAAGTTTCAGACATGAACTAATGGAAGTGGTATATGAATGGTGTAGAGGAGCTACATTTACACAAATCTGTAAAATGACCGATGTTTACGAAGGCTCGTTGATCAGGATGTTCAAGAGATTAGAAGAATTGGTAAAGGAGCTGGTAGATGTCGCCAATACCATTGGTAACTCATCACTCAAGGAAAAGATGGAATCCGTCTTGAAATTAATTCATAGAGACATCGTTTCTGCTGGCTCTTTGTATTTATAG